A DNA window from Cutaneotrichosporon cavernicola HIS019 DNA, chromosome: 2 contains the following coding sequences:
- a CDS encoding uncharacterized protein (FtsJ-like methyltransferase) yields MPSSKSSVDKRDVYYRKGKSDGYRARSAYKLLHLDEEFDLFRGVSTAVDLCAAPGSWSQVLGKRLSPGTAAGENRVVSIDLQPMAPLSGITTLQADITVPNTVPLVLDALGDRKADLVICDGAPDVTGVHDLDAYLHSQLILAALTLALTLMAPHATLIFKIFLSPLDPKASVLRSQLRAFFPGPEAGECGPDDEWAEFDDVDVEAIETGNALSAGSASSPASGFDAFGRHGGVWVRKPRSSRKGSGEAFIVCRNFDPKSLPLPSTFTPQALEELRELVGSTLTLESLASLGSDATASKADAAWASTKAFVGGGDLCFGPPDPAPRRSLSNLVDNHRRDASLGSIGSLEDAPSPISSYTNLPPALSPPSPTPSRSPPGDNFPTRRRTSLDLSLSMNIPQPLPSPLPGFEGSVREFRDLSNSPHPLSSGGFTAAGLGLGTPHFASPVPPSPSTRDLDILASTPFNDRAVSPALSSSSKTDAFFGTSIRESLPVPPVPLAESPTGLTSGTSQWATGLGRVPSIGRGLPSTRSRVATGPPGSSTEVFASSPTSPTLIAPTPLRSVTGPAPPVLAQSPSPTRELSSHLSPPAASRERPTVARVWRQSHITREAHHTEPGCRPVQVGDVLVPVEDDDTFPIKSSKDPGTWRIMQSLGFGAFASVWSAQPVTQSAAKLAQEGVTPVPSPDSVGVCAVKMVDRKACARSSRNASAFYREVEVLRHLVHQGVVGYVAHFSTVSHHCLVLERLQGGELFSLVEVDANRARMLLPGPNDPDGYGLVRRIFGELCRAVSWLHEVEVIHRDIKLENILFTVNPFSLPPTSTGSVPLEELSVPLVKLTDFGLARFIRPSSPLLHTRCGSEAYAAPEVVMGNVYDGRKTDAWALGVVLYALVAGELPFEDGAPPAHGRGRASSTASTASAQGERDERESRRRTMHRIAKGEYGWREGVGTPAVRSVVARLLKRDPARRPRVSQLWEEPWMTAEPGAVPPPAEALRPRRGRSMNGDLEEIVDNGHDDYAPDIPLRASDAPHVVVAHGVLVDHERIDELAHAETPLL; encoded by the exons ATGCCATCCTCCAAGTCATCCGTCGACAAGCGCGACGTCTACTACCGCAAGGGCAAGAGCGACG GTTATCGCGCCCGGTCCGCCTACAAACTCCTGCACCTCG ATGAGGAGTTTGACCTCTTTCGCGGGGTTAGCACTGCCGTCGACCTGTGTGCTGCGCCTGGCTCATGGTCGCAGGTTCTTGGGAAGCGTTTGAG TCCCGGAACGGCTGCAGGCGAAAACCGGGTCGTGAGCATTGACCTTCAGCCCATG GCCCCACTCTCTGGTATCACGACCCTTCAAGCCGACATTACCGTACCAAATACCGTACCCCTTGTACTCGatgccctcggcgaccgcAAGGCTGACTTGGTCATCTGCGATGGTGCGCCGGATG TCACAGGTGTCCACGACCTGGACGCATATCTTCACTCTCAACTCATCCTCGCA GCCCTCACCTTAGCACTCACTCTCATGGCTCCTCACGCCACGCTCATTTTCAAGATCTTCCTTTCGCCACTCGACCCCAAGGCATCTGTCCTGCGTTCGCAGCTTCGCGCCTTCTTCCCTGGTCCTGAGGCTGGCGAATGCGgccccgacgacgagtgggcAGAGTTCGATGATGTGGACGTGGAGGCGATCGAAACCGGCAACGCCCTTTCTGCCGGAtctgcctcgtcgccagcaTCTGGGTTTGATGCGTTCGGCCGGCACGGTGGCGTCTGGGTACGCAAACCCAGGAGCAGTCGTAAGGGAAGCGGAG AGGCCTTCATTGTCTGCCGCAACTTTGACCCAAAGTcactccctctcccctcgACTTTTACACCCCAAGCTCTCGAAGAGCTTCGCGAGCTCGTTGGCAGcactctcactctcgaGTCGCTTGCATCTCTGGGCTCGGacgcgacggcctcgaaagcggacgcggcgtgggcgagcACCAAGGCGTTCGTAGGCGGTGGAGACCTCTGCTTCGGCCCACCCGATCCGgcgcctcgccgctcaCTTAGCAACTTGGTCGACAATCACCGCCGTGATGCGTCTCTGGGCAGCATCGGCAGCCTTGAAGACGCCCCGTCTCCCATCTCGTCATACACCAACCTTCCGCCCGCGCTCtcaccaccctcgcccactccctcgcgctcgcctcCAGGAGACAACTTCCCTACCCGCAGACGCACGAGCTTGGATTTGTCGTTGTCAATGAACATTCCACAGCCCctgccctcgccgctcccCGGCTTTGAGGGTTCTGTGCGCGAATTTCGCGACTTGTCCAACTCGCCACACCCACTCAGCAGTGGAGGCTTCACGGCGGCTGGCCTCGGTCTGGGGACCCCTCATTTTGCATCGCCCGTACCGCCAAGCCCTTCAACCAGAGATCTTGACATCTTGGCGAGCACGCCATTCAACGATAGGGCGGTGAGCCCAGCGTTGTCATCGAGCTCCAAGACCGACGCGTTCTTTGGCACATCGATAAGAGAGTCGCTCCCTGTACCACCTGTCCCGCTGGCGGAAAGTCCTACTGGACTTACTAGCGGCACCTCACAGTGGGCTACTGGGCTTGGCCGTGTACCGTCAATCGGACGCGGCCTGCCATCCACGCGCAGCAGAGTCGCGACCGGTCCACCTGGCTCCTCAACCGAAGTCTTCGCTTCCTCCCCGACTTCGCCGACTCTCATCGCTCCAACGCCCCTTCGGTCCGTCACTGGTCCTGCACCCCCAGTACTTGCCCAGtcgccctctcccacccGAGAGCTGTCGTCAcacctctcccctcccgcTGCTTCGCGCGAGCGGCCAACGGTCGCTCGAGTTTGGCGACAGTCGCACATAACGCGCGAGGCGCACCACACGGAGCCTGGATGCCGTCCAGTCCAGGTCGGCGATGTCCTCGTGCCAGTggaagacgacgacacgTTCCCCATCAAGAGCTCGAAGGATCCAGGGACGTGGCGGATTATGCAGTCGCTGGGCTTCGGGGCCTTTGCATCCGTCTGGTCTGCCCAGCCAGTGACACAAAGTGCCGCCAAGCTGGCACAGGAGGGCGTCACACCCGTCCCCAGCCCAGATTCTGTTGGCGTCTGCGCTGTCAAGATGGTAGACCGCAAAGCATGTGCACGCAGCTCGCGTAACGCCAGCGCGTTCTACCGTGAGGTCGAAGTTCTGCGTCACCTCGTGCACCAGGGCGTCGTGGGCTACGTCGCGCATTTCTCGACGGTGTCGCACCACTGCCTTGTACTCGAGAGACTgcagggcggcgagctgttctcccttgtcgaggttgacgcgAACCGCGCCCGCATGCTCCTCCCCGGACCAAACGACCCGGATGGATacggcctcgtccgccgTATCTTTGGAGAGCTTTGCCGCGCCGTCTCGTGGctgcacgaggtcgaggtcatccACCGCGATATCAAGTTAGAGA ACATCCTCTTCACCGTTAACCCGTTCTCGCTCCCTccgacgtcgacgggcTCCGTGCCACTCGAGGAGCTCTCTGTCCCGCTTGTCAAGTTGACCGACTTCGGCCTGGCGCGCTTTATCCGCCCCAGCTCTCCCCTTCTGCACACTCGCTGCGGCAGCGAGGCGTACGCGGCGCCCGAGGTCGTCATGGGCAATGTCTATGACGGACGCAAGACGGACGCATGGGCCCTTGGTGTCGTACTGTACGCGCTTGTGGCCGGAGAGCTGCCCTTCGAGGATGGCGCACCGCCTGCCcacggacgcggacgcgcgAGCAGCACGGCAAGCACGGCATCAGCGCAGGGTGAGCGCGATGAGCGAGAGAGCCGCCGGCGCACGATGCACCGCATCGCCAAGGGTGAATACGGCTGGCGTGAAGGCGTCGGTACGCCTGCCGTCCGCTCCGTCgttgcgcgcctcctcaagcgcgaccCTGCACGCCGTCCGCGCGTCTCCCAGCTCTGGGAGGAGCCGTGGATGACGGCCGAGCCGGGAGCTGTCCCGCCGCCTGCTGAGGCGTTGCGTCCCCGCCGTGGCCGCAGCATGAacggcgacctcgaggagatTGTGGACAACGGGCACGACGACTACGCGCCGGATATCCCACTCCGCGCTAGCGATGCGCCCCATGTTGTGGTCGCTCACGGCGTACTCGTCGACCACGAGCGTATCGACGAGCTAGCGCACGCTGAGACGCCGCTGCTGTAG
- a CDS encoding uncharacterized protein (ARID/BRIGHT DNA binding domain), whose amino-acid sequence MSNFGQGFQNAGFDPSLLYGNMGGAGGVGNVSNVGNNMGNVGGMNLGDQQKVGQNQSFNMANLGGMGAGGLGGGNMGAGNANNNSLPSGWLNQFASLQSQSLQSQAGQQLNPNGQGGAGQGLNAQNMGMLNSNDGRQMEILRSMQATRLTNNGMPNASPQQNQQATNLLAQQLFAQRQAAAGQQQQNAPAGQQQRPQMGAQQPSLQNKDLSNMGPNMISQYTNMLAKTNQVTPEMQAAMQRLPRRTAHLAQNQNTSNNVGIMDIQNTGTPVMGNTGLQPQSAPQQQGQQQGQQAPQQQQQPQQQQPQQQQGQQVQPGGQRGLQLPANIDQATRENLLKRMSMARQQGLSGLTQQQLLQLASQGRLPTNRPPANMDLNQFQQLAKLPPGALPNGMTPAIQQQLLQMQNQQASQGNDTAHQPPGQSAQNQNQNQNQNQSNQPNQMNQNQQSQNQNQAGSLPPQQSTPNLGTPSLPPPQQTTSGNAQSAPANGGPQPPWQTNPIRNPANMLPEEDWLRVFRTVNQNQNLNYPMVGGKQLSLYKLFTIVFAYNGYRFLDSQPMEKGWGAMAQMLGYQNANAPGPNGGDSVTKQISDIYHTLLARLEELWIANLLQQQRQRLVAAQGQQSGQPGQNNQQPQQPPASQATQQQPDSQQPNQFNLQNNMSRLAQMTPQQQQQLSGIVQQQQQQQQQQQQQQQQQQQQQQQQQQQQQQSSAQGGMQPQQQQMQQQAPEQQPQQPQPNVQQQNQGGFNFNFGNGGMPPGLSSELINAVAANPNLPLSDEQRRVMRSAHMQQAVQQAQQAQAAAHVTEAQNQAQQQQQNQAPNQAQQQPNTMLGGSMPTQQQAPSMPGQQQSTPQQSISTPQQPQQQGPYPQPRNLTELIANVRAKEHELETAFMNTRKQVVVVPPEQQADYRVTLEQVARLAQEARAKSPLFNVVCANEDDKYRCHSLVQLSSISSAAVQKAKMNQPCLSLKELEGVRGRLKGFLDESNTHLHQSMSEPRRRMRVQMLTSELSKTTMNNNSGSNVVAIAQAGQAVAAAATTGTPTIPAAPLTGTPLQHPAMLSPEVVNNLIKRPLKQEDLKPPPLPKARKQQQQAAQQVAQATKIAPSPKTVDEKPPRTPATNAATPAAESSTPGPSGTSAKRPAKRKPSAATPKASKKVKLEDKAESPSVPTPAALAATPQDSTPAAASAPTPAASGFTGSALNVSRATHADYFAQQQKAAEAERAKYTQFFASRQAASTFDGDIAAALNMWETQQVDTAAAPDVAGPSNLGETAAVLAASVKTEDALADQSWHDFINEQNFDPDEPTPLLTRCRSLDTDPECSPRDADLTGRSPLVQMHIGVPGGYATAHDKFGNGRRVPLMSPSAQPYNGMLYVDHDDTTGLEGFM is encoded by the exons ATGTCCAACTTTGGCCAAGGCTTCCAGAATGCCGGCTTCGACCCCTCACTTCTCTACGGCAACATGGGTGGCGCTGGTGGCGTAGGCAACGTATCCAACGTTGGCAACAACATGGGCAACGTCGGCGGCATGAACCTTGGTGACCAGCAAAAGGTCGGACAGAACCAGTCCTTCAACATGGCCAACCTTGGTGGCATGGGCGCTGGAGGACTTGGAGGAGGCAATATGGGAGCAGGCAACGCCAACAACAACTCCTTGCCATCAGGATGGTTGAACCAGTTTGCGTCGCTCCAGTCTCAGTCGCTTCAGTCTCAGGCAGGCCAGCAACTCAACCCCAACGGTCAAGGCGGTGCTGGCCAAGGCCTCAACGCCCAGAACATGGGTATGCTCAACAGCAACGACGGCCGCCAGATGGAGATT CTCCGCTCCATGCAGGCGACGCGCTTGACAAATAACGGCATGCCGAACGCCTCTCCACAGCAGAACCAGCAGGCGACCAACCTTCTGGCCCAGCAGCTGTTCGCCCAGCGCCAGGCTGCTGCCGGTCAGCAGCAGCAAAATGCGCCTGCTGGTCAACAGCAGCGGCCACAGATGGGCGCACAGCAGCCGAGCCTACAGAACAAG GACTTGTCGAACATGGGCCCAAACATGATCAGCCAGTACACGAACATGTTGGCCAAGACCAACCAGGTGACACCCGAGATGCAGGCCGCAATGCAGCGACT CCCCAGACGCACGGCCCATCTTGCACAGAACCAAAACACAAGCAACAATGTGGGGATCATGGACATCCAAAACACGGGCACTCCGGTAATGGGCAACACTGGTCTTCAGCCCCAGTCGGCACCGCAACAACAgggccagcagcagggcCAGCAGGCTCCccagcaacagcagcagccgcagcagcaacaacCCCAGCAACAGCAGGGCCAGCAAGTGCAGCCTGGCGGGCAACGAGGTCTTCAACTTCCGGCCAACATCGACCAGGCGACTCGTGAGAACCTTCTGAAGCGGATGAGTATGGCGCGACAGCAGGGCCTGAGTGGTCTCACTCAACAGCAGCTCTTGCAGCTTGCTTCCCAAGGTCGCCTTCCCACAAACCGCCCGCCTGCCAACATGGACCTCAACCAGTTCCAGCAGCTGGCGAAGCTCCCTCCTGGCGCGCTTCCAAACGGCATGACGCCAGCCATCCAGCAGCAGTTGCTACAGATGCAGAATCAACAGGCCTCACAGGGCAACGACACAGCCCACCAGCCTCCGGGCCAGAGTGCACAGAACCAGAACCAGAACCAGAACCAGAACCAGTCGAACCAACCCAACCAGATGAACCAGAACCAACAAAGCCAAAACCAGAACCAGGCAGGCTCTCTGCCACCACAACAGTCGACGCCCAACCTTGGGACCCCATCGCTACCTCCGCCGCAGCAGACGACCAGCGGCAATGCGCAGTCCGCGCCGGCGAATGGTGGCCCACAGCCACCTTGGCAGACCAACCCTATCCGCAACCCGGCCAACATGCTTCCTGAAGAGGACTGGCTCCGTGTGTTCCGCACAGTGAACCAGAACCAGAACCTCAACTACCCCATGGTTGGCGGCAAGCAGCTAAGCCTTTACAAGCTGTTCACGATCGTCTTCGCGTACAACGGGTACCGCTTC CTTGACTCCCAGCCTATGGAGAAGGGATGGGGCGCGATGGCCCAGATGCTCGGCTACCAGAACGCCAACGCACCAGGACCGAACGGCGGCGATTCTGTCACCAAGCAGATCAGCGACATATACCACACGCTCCTCGCGAGGTTGGAAGAATTATGGATCGCCAACCTTCTGCAacagcagcggcagcgcCTGGTTGCAGCGCAAGGTCAGCAATCAGGCCAACCTGGTCAGAACAACCAACAGCCGCAGCAACCGCCGGCTTCACAGGCGACTCAGCAGCAGCCAGACAGCCAGCAGCCGAACCAGTTCAACCTGCAGAACAACATGtcgcgcctcgcgcagaTGACGCCccagcagcaacagcagctGAGCGGGATAGtgcaacagcaacagcaacagcagcaacagcaacagcagcaacagcaacagcaacagcaacagcaacaacaacagcaacagcaacagcagcagtCATCCGCACAGGGTGGCAtgcagccgcagcagcagcagatgCAACAGCAAGCACCGGAACAGCAGCCGCAACAACCTCAGCCGAACGTGCAGCAGCAGAACCAAGGTGGCTTCAATTTCAACTTCGGCAACGGCGGCATGCCTCCGGGCCTCTCGAGCGAGCTCATTAACGCAGTCGCGGCCAACCCCAACCTGCCGCTGTCTGATGAACAGCGGCGCGTTATGCGCTCTGCCCATATGCAGCAAGCGGTGCAGCAGGCGCAGCAAGCCCAGGCAGCCGCACATGTTACTGAAGCGCAGAACCAGGcgcaacagcagcagcagaacCAGGCCCCCAACcaggcgcagcagcagcctAACACAATGTTGGGCGGTTCCATGCCAACCCAACAGCAGGCGCCGTCGATGCCGGGTCAGCAGCAATCCACACCGCAGCAGTCGATTTCGACGCCGCAGCAGCCTCAGCAGCAGGGTCCCTACCCGCAGCCCCGCAACTTGACTGAACTCATCGCCAACGTTCGTGCCAAAGAGCACGAACTGGAGACCGCTTTCA TGAACACCAGAAAGCAGGTGGTGGTTGTTCCTCCCGAGCAGCAGGCCGATTACCGCGTCACTCTGGAGCAGGTCGCCCGTCTCGCTCAAGAGGCTCGTGCCAAGAGCCCGCTGTTCAACGTTGTGTGCGCCAACGAGGATGACAAATACCGGTGCCATAGCCTCGTTCAGCTC TCGTCAATCAGTTCAGCAGCCGTCCAGAAGGCAAAGATGAACCAGCCATGCCTCAGCTtgaaggagctcgagggcgtgcGTGGCCGATTGAAGGGCTTCCTGGATGAGTCGAACACTCATCTCCACCAGTCCATGTCTgagcctcgtcgacggaTGCGCGTGCAGATGCTCACCAGCGAGTTATCCAAGACGACCATGAACAACAACTCGGGGTCTAACGTGGTGGCCATTGCACAGGCAGGCCAGGCtgtggcggccgcggcgaccACCGGCACACCGACAATCCCTGCGGCGCCTCTGACTGGCACCCCGCTTCAGCACCCAGCCATGCTGAGCCCCGAGGTTGTCAACAACCTCATCAAGCGACCTTTGAAGCAAGAGGACTTGAAACCACCTCCTCTGCCCAAGGCTCGCaagcaacagcagcaggctGCTCAGCAGGTTGCTCAGGCCACCAAGATTGCTCCATCACCAAAAACTGTCGATGAGAAGCCCCCCAGAACCCCTGCGACCAACGCTGCAACCCCAGCAGCAGAATCGTCCACACCCGGTCCCTCGGGAACCTCTGCCAAGAGACCCGCAAAGCGCAAGCCCTCGGCAGCCACGCCTAAGGCCAGCAAGaaggtcaagctcgaggacaaggccgagagCCCATCGGTGCCTACAccggcggcgctggcagCCACACCTCAGGACTCCACACCAGCCGCGGCATCAGCACCGACTCCCGCTGCGTCGGGCTTTACCGGCTCTGCGCTCAATGTTTCACGGGCGACCCATGCGGACTACTTTGCCCAGCAACAAAAagccgccgaggctgagcggGCCAAGTACACACAGTTCTTTGCCTCACGGCAGGCAGCGTCAACGTTTGACGGCGATATTGCGGCGGCCCTCAACATGTGGGAGACGCAACAGGTGGACACTGCCGCGGCTCCAGACGTGGCAGGCCCATCAAATCTGGGCGAGACGGCTGCCGTGCTGGCCGCTTCCGTGAAGACtgaggacgcgctggcAGACCAGTCCTGGCACGACTTCATCAACGAGCAAAATTTTGATCCAGACGAGCCGACGCCTTTGCTCACTCGGTGTCGCTCGTTGGACACGGACCCCGAGTGCAGCCCACGCGACGCTGACCTGACCGGCCGCTCGCCGCTTGTGCAGATGCACATCGGCGTGCCTGGTGGTTATGCGACTGCCCACGACAAGTTCGGAAACGGGCGCCGGGTGCCCTTGATGAGCCCGTCGGCGCAGCCATACAATGGCATGCTCTATGTCGACCACGACGACACAACCGGACTTGAAGGGTTTATGTGA
- a CDS encoding uncharacterized protein (Histone-like transcription factor (CBF/NF-Y) and archaeal histone), with translation MPPKMIKRSKNSRFPVARIKKIMQMDEEVGKLASATPVMISKSLECFLQLLIDETAKETRERGSRKMVPYHLKAMIDKSDQFDFLRELVESIPDPQEPKTPARRKSTAAAEGSARKRGPAVGRAQKKEEVPAPGSLPAIGTWKRESEGAEGPGEGGRGMFDDHEDDNYDDY, from the exons ATGCCACCAAAGATGATCAAGCGGTCCAAGAACTCGCGC ttcCCAGTC GCGCGCATCAAGAAGATTATGcagatggacgaggaggttggcAAATTAGCGAGTGCCACTCCTGTCATGATCT CAAAATCGCTCGAGTGTTTCCTCCAGCTGTTGATAGACGAGACGGCAAAGGAGACTCGTGAGCGCGGCTCGCGCAAGATGGTCCCATATCACCT CAAAGCCATGATTGACAAGTCGGACCAGTTCGACTTtctgcgcgagctcgtcgagagcATCCCGGATCCGCAGGAACCCAAgacgccagcgcgccgCAAGTCGACGGCAGCTGCTGAGGGGTCGGCACGGAAACGCGGTCCTGCCGTGGGACGCGCTcagaagaaggaagaggtgCCGGCGCCGGGGTCGTTACCTGCCATCGGGACGTGGAAGCGCGAGTCCGAGGGTGCCGAGGGGCCtggcgagggcgggcgCGGCATGTTTGACGATCACGAGGACGACAACTATGACGATTACTAG
- the SCS7 gene encoding uncharacterized protein (Ceramide hydroxylase involved in the alpha-hydroxylation of sphingolipid-associated very long chain fatty acids. Hydroxylates the very long chain fatty acid of ceramides at C2 and C3), protein MTTMRIFADADVAKHDTNKACWVSYKGGVYDLTPFLDDHPGGDDMIMRFAGRDLEKVMEDPTEHVHSNSAYEMLEDFRIGSLGANESIVTDDWVADENFHPDETNVASDFTKNQFLDLSKPLLLQVWSAPWGKEYYLKQVHNPRHLKDSARLFGPDFLEMFTRTQWYVVPLVWVPITMFLGYLSLLQFSDSRILAKDVLQWPVQLHLLPNIGPSAFAKFVPSYLVGCLIWTLLEYFLHRFLFHLDDHLPDANWALTLHFLLHGVHHYLPMDRLRLVMPPLLFFVLETPFTKLAHVLFPKAVANGIIAGAFTFYIGYDCMHYALHHTRLPQYMTEMKRYHLAHHYKNFELGFGVTSKIWDVVFGTILPVAQK, encoded by the exons ATGACGACCATGCGCATCTttgccgacgccgacgtggCAAAGC ACGACACCAACAAGGCATGTTGGGTCTCATACAAAGGCGGCGTCTACGACCTCAcccccttcctcgacgaccatCCCGGAGGCGATGACATGATCATGCGCTTCGCTGGGCGTGATCTCGAGAAAGTGATGGAGGACCCAACAGAGCACGTGCACTCCAATTCGGCGTACGAGATGCTCGAGGACTTCCGCAtcggcagcctcggcgccaaTGAATCTATTGTCACTGATG ACTGGGTCGCGGACGAGAACTTCCACCCAGACGAGACCAACGTCGCGTCCGACTTCACCAAGAACCAGTTCCTTGACCTGTCCAAGCCCTTGCTTCTGCAAGTCTGGAGCGCGCCATGGGGCAAGGAGTACTATCTCAAGCAGGTGCACAACCCCCGCCATCTCAAGGACTCTGCGCGCCTGTTCGGGCCTGACTTCCTTGAGATGTTCACGCGCACCCAGTGGTACGTCGTGCCTCTCGTCTGGGTCCCGATCACCATGTTCCTCGGGTATCTCTCGTTGCTGCAGTTCAGCGACTCGCGCATTCTCGCCAAGGATGTTCTGCAGTGGCCCGTCCagctccacctcctcccgaACATTGGGCCTAGTGCGTTCGCCAAGTTTGTGCCGTCTTACCTGGTGGGCTGCCTGATCTGGACGCTGCTCGAGTACTTCCTCCACCGCTTCCTGttccacctcgacgaccaccTCCCCGACGCCAACTGGGCGCTCAccctccacttcctcctccacggTGTCCACCACTACCTGCCCATGGaccgcctgcgcctcgtcatgccgcccctcctcttcttcgtTCTCGAGACGCCGTtcaccaagctcgcccATGTCCTCTTCCCCAAGGCAGTAGCGAACGGGATTATCGCGGGCGCGTTTACCTTCTACATTGGCTACGACTGCATGCACTACGCCCTTCACCACACTCGTCTTCCCCAGTACATGACGGAGATGAAGAGGTATCACCTCGCGCACCACTACAAGA acTTTGAGCTTGGCTTCGGTGTCACCAGCAAGATCTGGGATGTCGTCTTCGGCACCATCCTCCCCGTCGCTCAGAAGTAA
- the ERG20 gene encoding uncharacterized protein (Belongs to the FPP GGPP synthase family) → MATKEAKAAARARFEGVFDQIADELLAYTKAQGMPAEAIKWYKDSLYYNVPGGKLNRGLSVVDTLEILKGAPLSEDEYFRAALLGWCIELLQGFFLVSDDLMDASITRRGQPCWYRQKAVGNIAINDSFMLEAAIYYLLKKHFRQEKYYVDLLELFHETTFQTTLGQLIDLITADEHHVDLSKFSLEKHHLIVVYKTAFYSFYLPVALAMRVHGIQDESAYKAALDILIPMGEYFQVQDDYLDAYAPPEVLGKIGTDILDNKCSWNVNIALKYGTPEQRKVLDDNYGKKDAESEARVKAIYSEAPISIPERFEKYEKESHDRLTGLINQIDEVKTGLKRDVFVSFLNKVYKRTK, encoded by the exons ATGGCgaccaaggaggccaaggcagCTGCGCGCGCACGTTTCGAGGGCGTCTTTGACCAGattgccgacgagctcctcgcctACACCAAAGCCCAGGGCATGCCCGCCGAGGCTATCAAGTGGTACAAGGACAGCTTGTACTACAACGTCCCAGGCGGCAAGCTGAACCGCGGCCTGTCGGTTGTCGACACCCTCGAGATCCTCAAGGGAGCACCGCTCAGTGAGGACGAGTACTTCCGCGCGGCGCTGTTGGGCTGGTGCATCGAGCTGCTGCAGGGCTTCTTCCTCGTATCGGACGACCTCATGGACGCCAGTATTACCCGCCGCGGACAGCCGTGCTGGTACCGCCAGAAGGCCGTTGGCAACATTGCCATCAACGACAGCTTTatgctcgaggccgccatCTACTATCTCCTCAAGAAGCACTTCCGCCAGGAGAAGTACTatgtcgacctcctcgagctcttCCACGAG ACCACGTTCCAGACCACCCTTGGTcagctcatcgacctcatcaccgccgacgagcACCACGTCGACCTGTCCAAGTTCTCGCTCGAGAAGCACCACCTCATCGTCGTGTACAAGACGGCCTTTTACTCGTTCTACCTCCCTGTGGCCCTTGCGATGCGCGTCCACGGTATCCAGGACGAGTCCGCGTACAAGGCTGCCCTCGACATTCTCATCCCCATGGGCGAGTACTTCCAGGTCCAGGACGACTACTTGGACGCATACGCCCCACCCGAGGTGCTTGGCAAGATTGGCACCGACATTCTT GACAACAAGTGCTCGTGGAACGTCAACATTGCCCTCAAGTATGGCACGCCCGAGCAGCgcaaggtcctcgacgacaactacggcaagaaggacgccgagtccgaggcgcgcgtcaAGGCCATCTACTCGGAGGCACCGATTTCGATCCCGGAGCGTTTCGAGAAGTACGAGAAGGAGAGCCACGACCGCCTGACCGGCCTCATCAACCagatcgacgaggtcaagacCGGCCTCAAGCGTGACGTCTTCGTCTCGTTCCTCAACAAGGTGTACAAGCGCACCAAGTAA
- a CDS encoding uncharacterized protein (Ras of Complex, Roc, domain of DAPkinase) codes for MASANRKKVLLKVIILGDSGVGKTSLMNQYVNKRFSNQYKATIGADFLTRELVVDDRVVTMQLWDTAGQERFQSLGVAFYRGADCCVLVYDVNSSKSFEALDGWRDEFLVQASPHDPENFPFVVLGNKIDMEESKRMVSQKRAMTWCQAKGNIPYFETSAKEAINVEQAFQTIAKNALAQEAETELYADYPDPIRIDSDSSQNYGPCSC; via the exons ATGGCCTCCGCCAACCGCAAGAaggtcctcctcaag gtcatcatcctcggcgactCTGG CGTCGGCAAGACCTCGCTCATGAACCAGTATGTCAACAAGCGCTTCTCGAACCAGTACAAGGCTACTATCG GTGCCGACTTCCTCACCCGCGAGCTTGTGGtcgacgaccgcgtcgTGACGATGCAGCTGTGGGACACTGCCGGCCAGGAGCGTTTCCAGTCCCTCGGTGTTGCCTTTTACCGCGGTGCCGACTGCTGCGTACTGGTGTACGACGTCAACTCGAGCAAGAGCTTTGAGGCTCTCGATGGCTGGAGGGACGAGTTCCTTGTGCAG gccTCCCCACACGACCCCGAGAACTTCCCCtttgtcgtccttggcaaCAAGATTGACATGGAGGAATCGAAGCGCATG GTCTCCCAAAAACGCGCGATGACGTGGTGCCAGGCCAAGGGCAACATTCCGTACTTTGAGACctcggccaaggaggccatAAACGTTGAGCAGGCCTTCCAGACCATTGCCAAGAATGCGCTCGCCCAGGAGGCCGAGACTGAGCT GTACGCCGATTACCCCGACCCGATCCGCATCGACTCGGACAGCTCTCAGAACTACGGCCCCTGCAGCTGCTAA